CATCACCCCTTTTCTGAAAACACTCGCAAAAAATCCGCCTGAAGACCTGCTTCTCGTCTGTCCTGGTCTCGTTTATCCGCATGATGCCGCCGGTCTCCTGCAGCCGCGCAATGAAATCGCCCTATGGCGTCTGACGGCTCAGAACATTCCCCTCAGCTCACTCGATGATCTTCGGGAAGCAGCTGCAGGCATTCTGCCTCGCGGCATGCGCCTTCGCACTCGTCGCACGAGCCAGCCTTATCTGGTTTATAGCCAGGGTCTTGAAGCCTACTGCGGCGGGTGGAGATGGATCGGGCACTGTGGACTGCTCAATCCCATGCTGCTGATCGAATGCGGTTTCGATCCGGTCACCACGGAGGGACTGGCTTTAAGCCTGGACCTGGATCGTTGCCTCGCGCTTCGGGATAAATGGGACGAAATCTGCTTAAGGCGTCGATCCTGAAGCCTCTATCATCTGGGGAGCCAGCGTCGCGGCGAGTTTTTTATGCCCATCGACGCCCGGATGAAAGCAGTCAGCGGCAAGGAGGGACTTGTCGATGGTCAGGTCCTTCGGCAGGCTGATGAATTTCATGCGAGTGTCCTTGTCCTTGGATTCGGTGACCAGTTTTTTGAGCCCCTCATTATAGTCCTGAAGAATAGCGCCCGCATTGTCCGCATAAATGCGGTCGCAGTAAAGCCTTTGCACGCTTTCGCAGGTCACCTGGCCCAAGAGGGGTTCGGCTCCAAGTTTTTTAAGCTGATCGATCGGAGGAACGGCGGCCATAAATAATTGAGCCTTGGGAAATTCAGCTTTCAAAAGTTTCAGCGCGCCCGCTGTCGCTTTTAGAAAGTCATCCGGGCTTTTGCCCTGACAAAAATCGTTGCTGCCGAGCATCAGAAGGATGACCTGCTCCGCCTCTTTCTTGCTGGCGCTTTTCATCCGCTGAACAAAAGGCGCTGTGACTTGACTCATCATGCGCCCAGGTGCGGACTCATTATTCAGAGTCAGGTTCGCGGGAGACAGCCCTTTTTGAGCGAGAAGCTGGGCTCGAAGGCTCCAGCTCCCGTCACCTTCTGGATAGGCCGCCTGGGGATTCAGCGTGGCGTTCAAAAACTCGCCGATATCCCGGGTAAGAACAGCCCCGACGATACCTGCGATCAGCTCCGGCGATGGCGAGCCGAGCCTGGTTCCCGCCAGAGCGCCTGCAGAAATACTGTCGCCTATGATGGTCAGCTGAAGGCTCTTCGGAGTCGACGGACTGGTCTTTTCTATACGCTTTTTCACGTCAGCGCTGGAAGGCAGCGCAGGCGCCTTGTGAGAAGCGAGAACCACAGCGCAGGCCATCAGCTGTTTCATTCGAATCGGCATGGCAAACCCCCATGAAGGTGAACAACAGCAGGCCATCGTTTGTAACATCAGGAGGGTCGTGGAAGCAATGAGCTAAGGACAGCAAAAGGCCAGGACAGCAAAAAGCCAGGACAGCAAAAAGCCAGGACAGGATGCCCTGGCTCTTCATGCACTCTCACATTCGTTTTTCAGAGCTGGTGCGGGTGGACCGGTGATCATGCCGGCCCGCTTTCTTCAGAGACCCCGCTGCAGGGTGATCGCGCCCCAGGTGTTGAACTGCCCCGCGGAGCTGGCATTTTTCGCCGAAAACTCCAGGGTTTGCGTGCTGTCCACGGCCGCCGTCGGATCGAGCTTATAGATGGTTCCTACGAGGCCGCTGCCGTCTGGATCCAAAAGATTATAGGTGAGCGTCCAGGTTCCATCTGCATTCACGGTCAGATCCGAACTCTTGATCGCGCCTGGATTCGCGCTATCGTAGTTGCCTCCCTTCATGATGGTCCAGGCATTGTCATCATCCGGCATGACACTGATGGCCAGCGGTTTGCCGCTCGGATCCTCGATTACGGTCAGCCAGCCATTCACATAGTTGCAGTCATCAACCGTAGGCGTGCAGGTCAGGCTTCCCTGGGCCGGCACGGCGTCGGTCATGCTCTTATCTTTGATCGCACGCAGACCATAACGGTAGCCACGGATGCCGCCCGGCTGTCCGACGAAGACGAAGGTGGAATCTTCAAAGACGGTCGAGAAAAAGTAGGCCTTATTCCCGGGCAGTCCGGGCATCGGGTTCGGACCCTGGGATGTTTCTCCATCAAAAAAGCGAAGCATGCGGCCCTGGTCGATCACCATCGTCAGCTTCGGAGATTCTCCATCGGCTGTGATGCTGATCGTCGAGCCGATGGGATAGGTCTTGGAAAAGCTGGCATTCGTGCTCTTGCCCTCTTTCGACCAATAGATGGTCGCGGCTGTTGCGCCGGTGGATGGATAATCAGCCTTGGTAAAGCTGCCGGCCGCGTCCAAATCCTGACCGCTTTTGGTGCAGAACGTCGTCGCACCATACGAGAATTTTCCAGACACGCAGCCTCTTGCCTCGCCCTTATTCAGATACTCCACAGTCAGCTGATCAAAGTCACCTTCCTGATCCACCTCCATCACACCAAACGGAGGGGTTTCCCCTTCCTTGAGAGGCGGACAGGCCATGGATTTCGTGCCATCTTCCGCGGTGACTTCTTCCTGCTGGATCAGCTCGCCATTGCCATTCACCCCGCATTTGCAGGTCTGGCCCTCGGGCGGATCTATGACCGTTCCGTCCTGCTTAATGCATTCGATCCGCGTGAAGAAGCTGGAGACATCCACGCTGGATCCTTTGATATCGATCGCTTTGCCCTCGGGATCGCTGAAAATCGGCAGGTTTTTGCTGTTATCGGCCTTGGAAAGAGTCATTTTGGTGATCAGGACTTTCATGGAATCCGGCGTTCCCGCTGCGATATGGCCGTTCGTATAGTTGGAAAAGTTGACCGGATCCACAAGGCGGCTGCGAAGACCTGCTCCCGCGCCGGCAACATCACCCGCGGCCACCAGCGATATCCGTAACGTGCCGGTCGCCGTTTCTTTGGAGTCGCTGGTCGTGGAATCGTCTTTCTTGCAGGCTCCTGTTAAAAGGCCGCAAAGCAGGGACGAGGCAAGGAACGTTTGTTTCAAAGTGATTCGCATGGGCAGCTCCCGAGAGGATTTCGATTTACGAAAGTTGTCGGCAGGAATCTGCAAATATGAAGGCGAATGGGAGTGAGGGATTTGGCTTTCCTGAAAAAAAATCCGAGAGGTCCAGTCATAACCCAATGATATGGGGGGAGGCTCGGCCCTGCTTCGGGCCGAAACCATGCGGCTTTCCCTTAGAATGCAGTCGAGGCGCTGACCGTTTCCTTTTGAAAGCGGATCTTAAGCTCCATTTCCTTGATCTCGGCTTTAATGGAATCTTCGTCAATATCGCTCGGCAGATCGAAGGAGCTCAGAAAGCACGCCGGCTTCCAGCCTTTCGACGAACCAGGCGCGCGTTCATAAGCGCTCAGTGTCAGTTGATGATCTTCAACCCAAAGATCAAGACTGGTTTCATCCAGATGGCTGAAGTTGACCGTAATCACGAATGCTGCCGCCGTGTCTTCAACGGAGACTTCTCTTGAATGAGAAACCTTAGAAAAACCGGATTCATACGAAGCAAATCTGTTGAGATTCTGGCGAGAAAAATCATCTGTCCCATGGCGAAGCATAATCATTCCTCTGTTGCCTGCATTCCCGGCAACTCATTGATTGTGAAAAGTGCTGACACGATCCGCTCAACTGACTCCATAAATTTAGCACGGAGTCAGAAAAAACAAGAGAAAAAATTTGATGAGAAAAAACTTAAGATTTTCGCGGCGGGATGCAGGAAAAAAGATACAGTGCAGAGTTTTTGCTGTTCAGGTTTTCTTCCGGTTCCGAACTTGAGCGGCGATGATCTCGCGCAGCTCATCCGAGCGAATCGCAGTCACCCGATTGGAGGGACGTGCATCAATGCGATTGCCACAGAGTGGACACGCGAGAAGTTTATCGTCCACTTTATCGTGCGTAACGAAGCTGAGGCACTTGTAGCAAACGCGTTGGCGCTGGGCAATTTTTTCATCATAATAGCCGTTACCCATCCCATCTCTCCTGAGTGTACCCTTGCGATTATGACGCCAAAGTGAATTGGGGACAAGGTCTGGCTTTTTTCAGAAAAAACTGGATGAGCGCCGGCTGCGTGTTTTCTCGTATCAAAACACTCTTCGCTTTCGTGAGGCTATCGTATTATGCTGCCCTATCGTGAACAGAGCCGGAGACAGCAGCCATGAAAACCATTATCGAGACCATCGGCAGCATCGGGAATTTGAAAGTTCTGGCCCAATCTCTTGAGTCCGCAGGTCTGGTCGATGACCTGAACGAGGCCGGACCCTTTACCATCTTCGCACCCAGCGATGAGGCCTTTGCCAGCATGCCCCCGCACAGCATGGAAGCCTTGCTCAAAAACATTCCCTATCTGCAGCGCATCCTTTGGAATCATGTGGTCCGGGAGAAATATGATTCCAATCACTTCGTCAAACTCAAGGATACGAAGACCATGGCAGATTCCGGTCTGCATGTGGTATCCAAGCCCAAGGTCACGATCAACGGAGCCAAGGTCGTGAAACCGAATCTGATCTGCAGCAATGGAATCATCCATATCATCGACCATGTTCTGATGCTCAGTATGAAAGCCCCGGCCACGGGAACCTACTGATGGACCTGACCTGAATTGACATAGTCTTCCCCCAGGCTGCTCGGGAAGGTGCAGAGCCAACTGTCGCTCGAATGCATTTCATGCTATGACTCGTGTGTAGCCTTTTTTTGACCCCAAAAAAACATACGAGTCCTATGAAAATACCAAAGCGCCTCCAACCCCTCGTGAACGCTCAAATGATTGAGGACGTCCTCGGCCAGCTGCAGAGCGGCAAAGAAGCCGAGGTTTATATCGTTCAGGCCGAGGGGCGCCTCTGCTGTGCGAAAATCTATAAGGACGCGAAGAACCGTTCTTTCAAGCAGAAGACCCAGTACACCGAAGGTCGCAAAGTCCGCGGTTCCCGCCGCGCCCGCGCCATGGAAAGCGGCAGTCGCTATGGTCGTGAGGAGCGGGAAGCGGAATGGCAGAATACGGAAGTCGATGCGCTCTATCATCTGGCCGCCGCCGGCGTCCGGGTTCCGCAGCCGCTGGGCTACTATGAAGGCGTGCTGCTGCTCCAGATGATCACCGACGCGGAAGGTCAGCCCGCACCTCGCCTCAGCGATGTTGAGCTGACCCCGGAACTTGCGCGCCACTATCATTCTGTTTTAGTACGCGAGACCGTGAAGATGCTCTGTGCGGGTTTGATTCATGGTGACCTCTCGGAATTCAATGTGCTGGTTTCGCAGGACGGGCTCGTCATCATCGACCTTCCCCAGGCGATCCAGGCGACCGCAAACAACGCTTTTGGCCTTTTTGAACGCGATGTGGATCAGCTCGCAGCCTATTTCGGTCGCGTGGCACCCGAGATTCTTGACACCCGGTACGCGAAGGAAATCTGGAAGCACTTTGAAAACGGCCGTCTGAAACCGGATACTCCTCTGACGGGACAGTTTCAGGAAAGTGGCCGGAAGGCGAACGTAAAAGCCGTCCTCGACGAGATCGAAGATGCTCGTGAAGATGAAATGATGCGGCGGGGGCTACGGAAGAAGCCTGATTCGAATCGGGAATGATTTTAGCATGTCGAAGCGATAGCCGGGCTGATCGCCCGACTCGCTATTGACCCTAATTCCGATCACGTCAGATTGCCTATTCAGATCCGCTGCAGCCCTCAGCTTGCAGCGGTTTACTTTCCGATTTCCATCAGGACTCAAAAGGGTCCAGATGATAGAACTCCGGAAACTCCTGGATCGCCTTCCCCTTAATCTTCCGAAGAATGATCCCCATCATAAGAGTCGATGAGATCGCCGAGGAAACGGCGAGCTGGGGGTCATAGCTCTTCCTCTCACCTGCTTGATAGCGTGCAAAGGCCTCATGCAGATAGGGATGAGCGCACTTCCCGGCGATGTGCATGAGGATGCTGTTCTTGAGCGCGACATGATCCTGCCCAGGAAAATACGTTTCCCAGGTCGGACTATCAGGCAGGAAAACGCAGACGGAACTGCCAAAGCCCAAATTCATGGGAAAAAGCTCAAGCTTTCGATACTCACGGCACAGGCGGCCGGCGACGGGAAAGGCGGGCGAATCAAAGTCGATTGTATTGATCACCACATCGGCCTTGGGGATATAAGCCTTCATGGAGGCCTCATCCAGATAGCTGTCGATGACCTCAATCTGAACATCAGGATCTATAGCCCGCAGTCGAGCCGCACAGGCATGCGCTTTGGACTCTTCAATGTCGAGCTTCGTATAATTCTGACGGTTCAGGTTGCTCGCATCCACCGTGTCGCCATCGGCGAGAATGAACTTTCGAATTCCCGTGCGTAAAGCCAATTCCGCAAATACGGAGCCAATGCCGACACCCATGATGAAGACGGTAAGTTCAGCCAGGGACTGCTGTTCTGCCGGTTCAATAAAAAGCCAGTTTCTTGAATAGTTGATCATTTCATGCTCCCCTGGTTTTTTCCATAGGCGGCCGGGGCTATGCTGGCCGCGATGTTCTTAAAGCGCTCCACGAGCGAATTTTTGGAAAGTTTCAGCGCGTAGAGAAAACGCCAGAGCATCATTTTCTTGATGACCTTGCTGTCAATGATCCCGACCTGAAGCAGGTCCTCTTCCTTATGATAATCAAGCCAGCAGAAGCAGAAATTCAGATAAAGGAACGACGATGATTTGGACACCTGGCGAAAGTCGGTGTTAAAGCCCATGTTCCTGGATTCGGAGCGAAGCACAAAGCGCTTCTCATCGAACAGAATCGACTCGGGATTGGGGAAATACTTTTTCACGTAACGGTTCACCAGCGCGTTGGCAATCTCACGATAATGCTGGGGTGGCCGAATCAGGTTCGCCTGGGGGCCCGGCCAGCAGTCCGCGGTCATCATCGTAAAGTTTTCAATGATGGATGGAGTGCTTGATATATTCGTGCTGTAATACGCCCCAAGCCTTTCGTAGGCAAGCTTCGCCGTGCCTGTCCCGGCCAGGGCTAAAAGGTTGGAGCCTTTGTTGTGGTTGATCATGACGAGGCCCGCGTGCACGATCCAGCGAGTCCCCAGCTGCAAAATAGGGCTCAGGAGGAAGCCGCTGTCGACCCCATCCACCTTGATGATGCAGACGATCATGCTGCTATAGCGTTCCCGAAGTTCGACCATTTCGGGTGCTTGATCCAGGAGCTTATGCTCAAGGGGACTTTTCGCCTGATCGTTGATACCCAGGATCGCTTTGTGCAAATCACCTAGCTCGGCATCGTTCAGGTGTTTTCCCGGGTTGAAATAGTGATAAAAATGATCCTTTGAAAATTTTGAAATGACGACATGGGTCATGGGAAAGCTCCTCGTCTTCGGTTTTGGGTTCACCACTAGGTAACCGTGACGTCTGAGCTTGGGTGCCAAGATGCGTTGCGTATCGACTTTCGTTTATGAAAAATCTAAAAAAATTGAAAACGATCGCGAATACCGTGGTTTAAACGAAAGGTTTAAATTCCGGAAAAAGGAAGGGCTATTTTCCGAGAGGTTTACTTTTCGCGGGTTTCTGCCGATATTCCCTAAGCAAGCGTGCACGTTTACTGTGCGCGTACGGTTAGAGGACGTCATGTTGGATTTCGAGTCATGAAAGTCATAGACTTCTGGCATCCCCTGCCAGCGAGCGAACAGGCGCGCCTCCAACAAAGAAGGCTCATCGTAGCTTTCAGTTACTTCAATATCCTGATCAGCGCTGTCTATATCTTCGCGAACATGAAGTTGGGCATTGATGTCCTCTGGGTTAACCCCATGCAGATATTTGGGAGCATCGTAACTCTCGTCACGCTTCGATTTTCGCGAAATCACAGGCCTGCGGCCCATCTTTTTTTGGGACTGGCGGCCCTGAATCTGGTGACTCTGGTCACGCTTTTTCATGGCTTTCCTTACACGATCCTGATGTGGGTGCCTGTTTACGCGCTGGTGGCTGTCTATGTGCTGGGATCTCTTCAAGGAGGTGCCTGGACCGCGCTTACGCTGGTGCTCTTGGCCATGGCCGTTCGCTATGGGCAAGGCTGGGTGGGTCGGGCGATTCCGGTCAATCCAGGCGACTACCAGGCGATCACCATAATCTCGATGATTCTGACGGGAACGGCATCTCTTGCGGCATCCCTGCTGTTCGCCCGATCCATTCAAAAACTTTCCGATTCGGTCGAGCAGCAGAACATCGAGTTGAAAAATCAGAATGCCACCATCGCTCAATACGCTCAGGATAAATCACTCCTGGTTTCCATCGTCTGTCACGATATCGTGAACCCTTTAACCCTGGCCGTGTTTTACAGCGAAAAAATCGCCGAGGATCCAGTCCATGCTGAGACGTATATTCCGAAGGTCGTGAAAGGACTCAAAGCCATCGAGGCCATAACCGTCAGCGTTCGGGATTTTGAAGCCATCGACAGCGGTAAGAAAGCGGTCAAGATTCAGCCCGTCAACCTCAAAGACATCTTCGAACAGGCAAAGGTGACCTTCGCTGAAAGACTGGCCGAGAAGAACCTTACTTTGGAATTTTCGGTTCCTGATCGCATCAATACCTGGGTCCAGGCGGAAGAAACCTCGCTTGGCAACAGCATCGTCAATAACCTGATTTCGAATGCGATCAAATTCTCGCAGGAGAACCAGAAGATTGTCTGCTCCGTCGATGAGGAAGAAGAATTCGTGGTTCTGAGAGTCCGTGACTACGGAATAGGCATGACCGAGGACGCCATCCCTCACATCTTTGACAAAAGAAGCCCCACGACTGGAGTGGGTACACGCGGGGAGCGAGGAACCGGCTTTGGACTTCCCATCACCAAGGCGCTCATGGACCGCTTTGGGGGACGCATTGAATGCCTGTCCCGTGACCAGAAGCACTTTCCTTCCGATCATGGGACGACATTCGTCTTAAAATTCCGCAAGGCTCAGGCAGCCTGATCCTTCCTGGAGCATCAGGCCTCAGACGTGATCACCACCAAACTTCGGTTTGGATGCCACCACTCCAGCCCTTGCTTTTGTTCGCATAGGTCGATCCACCGACCAGACCTTTGAAGTCATCCGACCAGGACGC
This sequence is a window from Oligoflexus sp.. Protein-coding genes within it:
- a CDS encoding SGNH/GDSL hydrolase family protein; this encodes MPIRMKQLMACAVVLASHKAPALPSSADVKKRIEKTSPSTPKSLQLTIIGDSISAGALAGTRLGSPSPELIAGIVGAVLTRDIGEFLNATLNPQAAYPEGDGSWSLRAQLLAQKGLSPANLTLNNESAPGRMMSQVTAPFVQRMKSASKKEAEQVILLMLGSNDFCQGKSPDDFLKATAGALKLLKAEFPKAQLFMAAVPPIDQLKKLGAEPLLGQVTCESVQRLYCDRIYADNAGAILQDYNEGLKKLVTESKDKDTRMKFISLPKDLTIDKSLLAADCFHPGVDGHKKLAATLAPQMIEASGSTP
- a CDS encoding Hsp20/alpha crystallin family protein, yielding MLRHGTDDFSRQNLNRFASYESGFSKVSHSREVSVEDTAAAFVITVNFSHLDETSLDLWVEDHQLTLSAYERAPGSSKGWKPACFLSSFDLPSDIDEDSIKAEIKEMELKIRFQKETVSASTAF
- a CDS encoding fasciclin domain-containing protein, which encodes MKTIIETIGSIGNLKVLAQSLESAGLVDDLNEAGPFTIFAPSDEAFASMPPHSMEALLKNIPYLQRILWNHVVREKYDSNHFVKLKDTKTMADSGLHVVSKPKVTINGAKVVKPNLICSNGIIHIIDHVLMLSMKAPATGTY
- a CDS encoding PA4780 family RIO1-like protein kinase — its product is MKIPKRLQPLVNAQMIEDVLGQLQSGKEAEVYIVQAEGRLCCAKIYKDAKNRSFKQKTQYTEGRKVRGSRRARAMESGSRYGREEREAEWQNTEVDALYHLAAAGVRVPQPLGYYEGVLLLQMITDAEGQPAPRLSDVELTPELARHYHSVLVRETVKMLCAGLIHGDLSEFNVLVSQDGLVIIDLPQAIQATANNAFGLFERDVDQLAAYFGRVAPEILDTRYAKEIWKHFENGRLKPDTPLTGQFQESGRKANVKAVLDEIEDAREDEMMRRGLRKKPDSNRE
- a CDS encoding ThiF family adenylyltransferase, which codes for MINYSRNWLFIEPAEQQSLAELTVFIMGVGIGSVFAELALRTGIRKFILADGDTVDASNLNRQNYTKLDIEESKAHACAARLRAIDPDVQIEVIDSYLDEASMKAYIPKADVVINTIDFDSPAFPVAGRLCREYRKLELFPMNLGFGSSVCVFLPDSPTWETYFPGQDHVALKNSILMHIAGKCAHPYLHEAFARYQAGERKSYDPQLAVSSAISSTLMMGIILRKIKGKAIQEFPEFYHLDPFES
- a CDS encoding HAMP domain-containing sensor histidine kinase — its product is MKVIDFWHPLPASEQARLQQRRLIVAFSYFNILISAVYIFANMKLGIDVLWVNPMQIFGSIVTLVTLRFSRNHRPAAHLFLGLAALNLVTLVTLFHGFPYTILMWVPVYALVAVYVLGSLQGGAWTALTLVLLAMAVRYGQGWVGRAIPVNPGDYQAITIISMILTGTASLAASLLFARSIQKLSDSVEQQNIELKNQNATIAQYAQDKSLLVSIVCHDIVNPLTLAVFYSEKIAEDPVHAETYIPKVVKGLKAIEAITVSVRDFEAIDSGKKAVKIQPVNLKDIFEQAKVTFAERLAEKNLTLEFSVPDRINTWVQAEETSLGNSIVNNLISNAIKFSQENQKIVCSVDEEEEFVVLRVRDYGIGMTEDAIPHIFDKRSPTTGVGTRGERGTGFGLPITKALMDRFGGRIECLSRDQKHFPSDHGTTFVLKFRKAQAA